A region of the Phaseolus vulgaris cultivar G19833 chromosome 11, P. vulgaris v2.0, whole genome shotgun sequence genome:
GTTGCATTGTAAGACTCATCAAAAGTTAGTTAACTGACTCCACATTGGTTGTACCATTGGATATCATAGATTTCTACAAGAGTGATTAGCCAACCAAAGAACATCAAAATGATACCCTGCAGAaaaattttctttcttgaatTCAGTGTTGTGCAAGTATTACAATAACAGTCCCCATGAAATCAACAAATAAATTCAAGAGTTTGGCCTTTCCTCAGAAAATCTAGGAAGTTGGACAAGTGAGTTTACACGAGTGACCCCTTCCAAACCTGACCAGTTTTGATCATCAGCTGTTCCATCTTCGACATCAACAGTTAGTGCTCCATTAGTCTCATTTTCTTCTGAGGATCTTACAGTGAAGTTCCTCTGCAATGATGGCTCAGATTTTTGTCCATCATCTGACTCAATGGGGTTACCTGAATGGTTGCTCTGGATGGTTGCAGAAGAAAAGCCTTGTTCATCATAATCAGATTCTGAGTCCATTTTCCCATCCAAAAATAAGCATACTACAGCACAGTCATCCATCTTTGAAGTAGGGTATTTAAGTTTCCATTCCCTAGCAGCAGAATCTACCAGAATCCTTGCCGCTGATGATCGTGTTGGTGCAGAAGATACTATCTCAACCACCTCCTCATTGCTTAAAACATCCCACACCTGCACAAAATTTAAAGACAATCAGTTACCCATCTGGAGAAGATGGAAGCTTGAAAATAATTTGCTCTATGAATTTATCTATCCAGTAATAAAATATAGGCAGTTTTGTTCAGTAATCAATAAAGTGGAAGTATCATGCTATGGTTGGTGTTATTAACTGTTTTGAGTATAAAATCACGCAAGGGCAACTTTTTTTGTCATATGTCTACTTTTCTTATTTGCAGGCTAGTTTTCTGATACCTATACATgatatatttatgaaatatgaaGTGCTGGAAAAAACATCAGCCATGTGCCAATTCAATGCTAAGAACATATTTATCTCACAAATGAAACGAATACAAGATATCTGCTTATAAAAAACTAACAAACCTGAAATGGGTCTTATTCCACTTTAAATAGATCCCTACTATGTATCATCATCACTTTAAGCAACTAACTACTTTTACAAGTTTAGCTCAAAGGATGAAGTTTAATTACTCCAATGGAAGCTTTTTGTAAGACTTGAGTCTCGTTTAAAACCCTTCTTAAGACCTCTACGGGAGATGCTCTGAGTGAGTATTTCCCAATCCAAAGAGAATCAAGAATGCTAAAGAGCAGGTAAAGGGAACTAAGAACAATATTTTGACTAGTTCTTTCATGTTGAAGAAAGCTTATCACTTCAAACATAAGATTTTGTAAATTTTACATCTTGAGTGGTAAAGAGGCCAGGTAATCCAACTGTTACACTGCTAATTGACAACTGACCAAACAAGTTATTAAATCTGCCAAGATTGTTAAAAAATCTATTCTACTCAATGGCTTGTTTCTAAAAGTCACATCACAGTTTCCTTCCTATCACCATAACGCCAATGCAACCCATAATGTACTACTAATTACTAATTTGAACTTTTGCTTACACCGATCACTCTTTATTTCACTATCAATGCTCGACCATGTAAGATAATTTCTTCATGGCAATCACAATGCCCCACTAACCAACAGAAACTAACTTCAAATGGCAAGTATATTTGTTGAAATTTCCTTGTAAAATAGGGATAagtgataataaaataattttgaaatagaaaagtaaaatttaagGGGAAAACAAAGAAATGGAAATGAGATTGAAAATTCTTACCCCATCAGAGGCAAGAACAATGAATTGATCTCTGTCTGTAAGCTGCCGATGGGAAAATTCAGGTATAGAAATCACACCATAATCCTTCAAGCAGAAATCTCCAAATGCTCTGGCCATTGCTAATCCTGGTGCATCATCAAAGGGCAACCACACCCTAGGCACTTCCGGCTCATCTTGCAAAGCAAATACCCTACCTTTGCAGCGTTTAATTCTTTCTGCTTCCCCTATAAGAATTTCCAACCAATTTTGAATAATGTTATATCTAGACAAAAGCATATATTCAGCAGAGAGGAGGATAAATGGTGATGGTATATGATGACACACTTGGCAAATCAGGCTTCAAATCAACAGTCAACTGAATAGCCACCATGGAGTCATTGCTATCCTTGGATCCCATGATTGCCCGAGAATCCCCAATATAGCCCATGAACAGATTGGAACCCTGGTAAgataagaaattaagaaaactgaAAAAGAATGGAAAACAATCATAAGAGTAAATGGTGCTCTTCTACTACCTGCTTCACTATAGTCACAGCAGTGCTCCCACTACAGAAGCAATCCAAATTTGGATGAGACCTAAGTTCTTTGTCCATAGCCTTGTATGACTTCATGAAAGCTTCTCTCCACATAGAGTTCATTTTATCCTCTGTGGAGCAATCCTTCTCAAATTCTACACTATCAGGTTTTACATTCCCTTTGAAGCAAGTTTTACCAGACCCGCTACGCTTTGATTCAGAAGAATGCAAAAATGACAGCAGTTTAACCGGTAAGGCATCCCTAACTTTGCGTGCAACAAGATGACCGTGCGGACCATGACCATCAAAAACACCACAAAAGATCATATCTTCAGACATGAAATCCTGCACAAATACAGATCCGAAATAGGATTCAGTGTCTACAATCAACAGTCTCTCTTTAATCAATTACTCATGCATCATCCTCAATAAATGTATGCTTAGCTTAAGCTTTTTTTCCAAGAAATAATTGCTTATTTTGAcattttgaaacaaaaaaataactaCTTATCTAAAATTAATCTCAGCTCAACATGAAACAGGATGAACATACTTACTTCCCACACAATCATGGCATCCTGATTAATACCCTTGCGGCCCTGCTGCGTAAAGATGCAAGAACCCCGGCTCTTTCCATTAGAGAAAATTCTGCTAGGTAAGGATGGTAAATGGTGGAGAGAAATAACATGATCAGAGAATGTTCGTCTTGTTCTCTTCTGCCCACAGAATCCAATTTCCAAACAAGCCGGGGAGACCGTGTCTCCATTACTCTTGCTGCTACAAGTACTTTTACTGCTTGTTGACACACAACAACCCATTTCCTCAACTCCAGAATGCTGACATCTGATGAATATAAGGTCAAGTTGTTCCTTTTTTCACTCTAGATCTCACATCAATTGCTGGGATAGCAAGTCTGGTCAACCTAGCATACAATCCTGATTCCCGGTATTCTCTCAGCTCAAAATACAAACCATTTTACAACTCAGAAAAATGGGGTCTTTCCTTAACAATCAAAACCAAAACATGCTGGAAGCTACTTGAATGGATAATGAAACCATCTGAAACACAAGAAAACAGGTGggtataataattaataaagggTCTCTTAAAATCTAGCCATTGCaacaaactaaaagaaaaaaagaagataacTCAGCAAAACAAGTTATTAGACGAATATAAAAACATCCCAACATGTGAAGAAGGAATAGAATATACTAAACAACCTGACCCAACACTGATAGCACCAAAAtgaagattttaaaataatttaatccaGAAACTTCGCATTAAAAACTGAAccaaaacaagaacataaaggGCAGAACACAATAAACCATGTGCATTTTTCTTGTTTCAAACGGTTAAAAACCCAAAATTTCTGTACTTTTTTTCTCATTAAACATACATCAATGTTAGATCAGATAATATCAAGGATCAATTAAACGCCGCAACACATTTTATATTAAGTCTCTTGCAGCAGCATCTGAAATCACTTTCTCAAACTCAAAACATCCCCAGAATAAGAAAGTAACAACATAAAAGTAGTGAACattatttaaatagaaaagGCTTTCTAGCTAAAACCAGCAAAAACATAAGAAAAACAATAACATCTGAGAAGTAGAGAAGCACAGTTAAAGTATTTCCACTCACAAATCTGAAAGGTAATGAATTAACAAGAACAAAGGCACGTTTACATGCCCTTTCCCTCGTTTGCCTATGCAACCATAAAGAAAAACTTGGTAAATGAGGCAGTGTAcagttgagagagagagagagaagtgaGTATAAAGCAAGAAAACTAGTACAACTACACAAAAAAGTCCGGTTTCCCACTACACAGAAATACGAGAAGAGATAAAGTGAAAACCCCAAAAGCAGAAAAGGACGAAAGAGACTACGATCTTGTCAACAAAGAATTAAAGAGAGACCAAAAAAGAGCATAGGAAATCAAGTAAACGTTACATGATTATCTTATTCATGTATACCCCCAATAAAAACAATAGTAAAATAACAAATGACTAATTGTCCCCATGAAAAAATAAGGGTCAAACcaaccaaaaataaataaagcagCGTAGCAGAGGAAATCAGAGAAATGTGAGTAGAGCAACCCAAATATAAGTAGGAAAGAGATGGATATGTCatggaaaaaataaaagagtataaataaataaaactccCATCTGACATGACACCACCTAAAGTATGCAGGAtgaaaaagaatgaaaattctCTTGAATTTTGAGAAACTCCAAGAAACTGAACCAAGTTATACAGGTAGTAGTAAAATTCACAAAAAAGTGAGTGAGTTACAAAACTGAAAACCACATGgccaaaaagagaaagaaaaagaacacTTTAACCATCTGTGTTGTTAAAAACCTCAGCCAGAAGACAGAAACTAAAACCAAAAAggtaaaacaaaacaaaaaaacagagaaaactaaACATGCAGAGATGAACAAGTTCAACTAAACAAGCAATGAAGGAAAGTGGTGATTTTGAGAGCTATAATGTGGGGAAATGGTAGGAAGTAAAAAATTCATCACCTTTGTGAGAATGCAGAGAGAAAGTTAAGATTGTGGATgagagaagaggaagagggaagatggagaagagaaAGGGAGTGAAAGAATAGGAGGGTTTGAGTATTAATAAGGAAAGGTAATGTGGATGATGAGTGTGCTGGTGCTGCATTCATTGCAAAAGCAGAAGAGACAGAAGAGcacaaagaaagagaaaagaggGTAATAAAAGCAGGGTGGAGTTGCTGAACAAGAGAAAGTAAACTTGTTCAGAAGTAGTAGTGTAAATGAATTTCAAAACAAACATATCATTTTTATAATAGTAAACAATTTAGGCTATTTTTTAACCTTAACAtctttaaaaaactaattatcattttcattggataacattaaatattcttgtgttatttctatttttactatgtatttaattttaatttatatatatatatatatatttactaggatgtgaaaataaaaaaggataAAGTAGAAAATcagataaataatatattaaagtttaaaatatttattatatttctttgttttattaaattaaacttaagaacaaacataataattttttttttataaaaatattcataaaaatttatagtttaaataatatataatgttaCTTTCATATTTTGATACTTGTTACTTTTCTTATAgcatttattaatattttaaccaattcaagaaaaacattttattttttatttcattttaagggagtcatttattatatttgcttcaaattttattttaatatatacttatatgttattatatttttttattaatataattacatttttctatattaattaaattaaaagcataactagaaaaaaaatgttatcttGAAATTTGCATAAGAATAAATaagaaaactttttttttaaattgaggATTAAAAAGAAAGAGACGATAATTAATTCTTGTAACGATCATTTAAAAGTAAAGATAACTTTTAGCTAAAATAGTTTATTGTCTTTACGTTATATTTAtcactaaaatattattattttataaaacattttttcaaaGCTTTTTCTCACacattttaaaatcattttttttaatttgacgTATTTCATCATCATATTAGTTACAAAAAACttcattttgtaaaatattGATGGGACAACCTTGCTTCTATAAACTTATTGACTCTTTGATATatgtttaaaagtaaaatataataaaattaaaaaaatatgattgtcAAATATGTAAGAAAGAAATTGAATGGTAAAATTAGTGAAACTGATATAATTTAGTGATAAAATgggtaattaaattttatattagattATTGTAGtgcaaaatataattttatcatttaattataaaatatcatatatataataaatttatgaattttataataattacttaaaaattatacaaataattattttctcttaattGAGACGTCAATTTTTTCAAAACTGAAAATACTCTAGCATTGATAATTAATATCTAACTTTTAATGGAACATGACTAATTAAATCATAACGTTAACTTTTGTACATATTAtcaattaataacttttttagaatataaaattaagCTATCCAgccttttatttatcttttttcatgaaaaagtattaatctataaatttttatgtaaatacaaatacaaattttgatattttatcaAGTTACTTTACTTTGATGGTTCATTAATTAAATGGAACAAATGCAATTAGGACAAAACTTATGTAGTTattgcatttaaaattaaattaaatgttagTTTTTAGATAATAATGAAACAACTGTTTAAATTATGTGAAATGATTTAACTGTTGAACTAATTAATGTCAtatgtaaatataaaaatttaatacttCATGtcatttatttcttttcatttttaatatacttttatcATAAGACTTTAAATCATAAATGATCAATAtacacaataaataaataaataacgcAGTTATAGCTGTGAATGAATAGCTTAGAAGATTTCACAGCATGCAACACAAGATATACAACATAAATTTATCTTATAAGAAATATGAGTATTTCAATGAATGATACTTCTACAAAACCCTATTTATTATGTAAAACTATATATCCTAAAGATTCAAATCCTAAGACCCAAACTTCCTTCTCTAACATTTCATTTGCTTTAGGTTCTATCACAAGATTTTTCAtcttgtttttaattttctatataaaatatattacactTTCAACtactttaatatattataatttcatcaaatatttatgatttgataaaataaataatttttaattactgATTACCAATTTTCAACTAGCTTTCTAGTTAGTTTTGTAAAagtttaatatttgtattttattttttattgtattttttttatcagcagtttaatatttgtatatttataCAGTATACAAATTTCTATATTGTTAACTAATGGTGAACTACTTTTTGTACAACTTTTTAAGGTATTTATTGGGAAAAATTTATGCCACATATAAGTTAATACGTAAATTAGAAGAATAATTAAGAAAGTGCCGTTTAcaattttaatagaaaaatattattttatatattttcaggTCATGTTAGAAAAACTTCGATCTTCCCCTATTGGACTGACTATTTTAAATGCATGAGACTGTagagataaatatatattaaaattacaatATGTTACAAAAGGGTATAgagataattatttaaaaattattgtcaACTCAACATTAGTGTACTGGGAAGTTAGCATTCACTTAACTAAAACATCccaaataatcaaattataatgTAGTATAATATTTTACCATATTATATAGAGAGAGAGTCGAAACATCTTAAATATATTGAGAAGTGTTTCTTGGAACTCAGAGTATTATCTATGTACATATTAAATATAATCACAACAATATAAACCATTAAGAACATCActagaataaaattaattatagatTAATTATAAATCAAGTCACCAAACAATTATATTATACCTAATCATTTCAAAATACTTAAAAGCAACATGCTGACCCAAACTTAAGTGAAAATAGATTAACAAAACATCAAGTAGATAATATCttccaaaatatttgtattaagcataaaaattaatattcaaCTCATTCCAAGTAAAATAATCTATAAATCATATAGGTTAGATAGATTCGTTACACCAAAGGTTGTTCACCTACAAATATATATTGTAGTATGTAAGAATTTTTCATGTAAGAATTTTTCATCAATTTCTCAAGACCTAAAAAATATCTAATATCAGAGTCCGTCATTGGATTCCTAGTAGCGAATATTAAAAGAGTGTTCACTTAGGGTTTTAAACAAAGTAAATTCATTTTTGCTCTTGTTTCCTTTGAGTCCGTTTTTTTAAATGCTAAGTCTATCTCGGTAGTTGTTGTTGCATGTGAGGTTTCTAGCTTCAGGATTAGTCCCTATTAGCTCAGGGTTCTAGTGATCTAGTTAGAGTTTTTATCAAGACTCTAAGGTGCAGGTTAAGTTACCCATGAGCTTTTGGTAGGTTTAGAACTCTTAGTAAGCACTTGCTCAAACTCAAGTAATGGAAGCtagttttaatttcaaatagaaccctaggttagaagatctagaactgggggtgacgtggtcaccaattccaattTTTGTTTGTAGGATTGATTGTTTTTTAGTAATGTAGGGTATTGTTTGAAATCAAATGCGAGTATGTTGATTTTGATATGGATTTATGGCAAATGTTTTTGTTTGACTTTGAATGATGTAAATTGGATTACATATAATGACTCTATATAGATTGATAGAGTGAATTGATGAGAGTATTCCTACCATGTTAAATAAGATATGTGTGgtttaaattgttaaattgGATTGTATATGTATGATcaaa
Encoded here:
- the LOC137820288 gene encoding probable protein phosphatase 2C 52 → MGCCVSTSSKSTCSSKSNGDTVSPACLEIGFCGQKRTRRTFSDHVISLHHLPSLPSRIFSNGKSRGSCIFTQQGRKGINQDAMIVWEDFMSEDMIFCGVFDGHGPHGHLVARKVRDALPVKLLSFLHSSESKRSGSGKTCFKGNVKPDSVEFEKDCSTEDKMNSMWREAFMKSYKAMDKELRSHPNLDCFCSGSTAVTIVKQGSNLFMGYIGDSRAIMGSKDSNDSMVAIQLTVDLKPDLPREAERIKRCKGRVFALQDEPEVPRVWLPFDDAPGLAMARAFGDFCLKDYGVISIPEFSHRQLTDRDQFIVLASDGVWDVLSNEEVVEIVSSAPTRSSAARILVDSAAREWKLKYPTSKMDDCAVVCLFLDGKMDSESDYDEQGFSSATIQSNHSGNPIESDDGQKSEPSLQRNFTVRSSEENETNGALTVDVEDGTADDQNWSGLEGVTRVNSLVQLPRFSEERPNS